CTTACGCTCCTGTTGGTTCGCGTTGTTCTCGTCAGTGTTGTTCTGAGTCTGCGGTGAAGGACGTCTGTTGCGCTGCTTGTTGTTTCCTTGTTTCTTGTCCTTGTGACTCTGATGGTCACGGTCCTTACGGCGACGGCTCTTTGCACTATTGCCACTCTTCTTAGGCTTTCCGTTGCTCTTATATTCAGGACCTTCTCCAAGTTCTGCAGGTAGTTGTGCCTTCTCAATCTCCTTCTCTAAGAATGATTCAATCTGCTGGAAGAAGTAGATATCGTCTTCATTCACGAAGGTAATCGCCTTTCCGTCACGGTCAGCACGTGCTGTACGACCAATACGGTGAACATAATCCTCTGCGTCATGAGGTACATCATAGTTGATGACCATTGCAATATCGTCGATATCAATACCACGTGAAACGATGTCGGTTGCAACTAATACGTCAATTTGTCCGCTCTTGAACTTGAACATAACGTCATTACGCTGTTCTTGATCGAGGTCAGAATGCATCTCACCACAGTTGATGTGCATGCGATTAAGCGATCCTGCAATCTGCTTTACCTTCTGTTTTGAACCTGAGAAGATAATGACACGCTTGAGATCTCCAGCCTTGAAGATATCCTTAATGATACCCATTTTTTGCGTTTCATAGCATATGTATGCTGTCTGCTTAATCTTCTCTGCAGGCTTACTTACAGCGAGTTTAATCTCAACAGGATTCTTTAGCAATGTCTTAGCAAGTTCTTCAATTTTTGCAGGCATTGTAGCTGAGAACATAATTGTCTGACATGTAGCAGGCAATTTCTTAGCAATAGTCATAATGTCATCAGCAAATCCCATGTCGAGCATACGGTCAGCTTCGTCAAGGATGAAGAAACTCACCTTAGATAAGTCTACGTTACCGAGAGAGATGTGAGAGATGAAACGACCTGGGGTAGCAATCACTACATCTGCTCCTAATGCGAGACTCTTCAACTCTTGGTCGTATCTATTACCATCATTACCGCCATAGACAGCAACACAAGATACACCATCAAGATAGTAGGCAAAGCCCTGCATACCTTGGTCAATCTGCTGTGCTAACTCGCGTGTAGGCGACATGATGACACAATTAATTGCTGACTCAGGGTAGCCACCATCAGCCAGTTTAGAGAGAACTGGAAGGAGGTAAGCCGCTGTTTTACCTGTTCCAGTCTGGGCAACGCCCAATACGTCGTGTCCTTTTAATATTTCGGGAATGCACTTCTCCTGAACTGGAGTACATTCATCAAAACGCATGTCATATAGTGCGTCAAGTACGTTATCGTTTAAATCTAAATCTTCAAAATACATATTTTACTGTTTTTCCCTTCATCATGAGGGTAGTTTTTACTTTTGTTTTATTCGCCTTATTAACTTGGTGCATGTCTATAGCAGAAGTAGGCGATGATAGCAAAGATAATGTTTGGTATCCACGCTGCCAATATAGGCGGTGTGTCATCCTGAATTGCAAAGGTTGCTGAAACGGTCTGGAGCATGATATAGCCGAAACTTAATGCC
The Prevotella melaninogenica DNA segment above includes these coding regions:
- a CDS encoding DEAD/DEAH box helicase; translated protein: MYFEDLDLNDNVLDALYDMRFDECTPVQEKCIPEILKGHDVLGVAQTGTGKTAAYLLPVLSKLADGGYPESAINCVIMSPTRELAQQIDQGMQGFAYYLDGVSCVAVYGGNDGNRYDQELKSLALGADVVIATPGRFISHISLGNVDLSKVSFFILDEADRMLDMGFADDIMTIAKKLPATCQTIMFSATMPAKIEELAKTLLKNPVEIKLAVSKPAEKIKQTAYICYETQKMGIIKDIFKAGDLKRVIIFSGSKQKVKQIAGSLNRMHINCGEMHSDLDQEQRNDVMFKFKSGQIDVLVATDIVSRGIDIDDIAMVINYDVPHDAEDYVHRIGRTARADRDGKAITFVNEDDIYFFQQIESFLEKEIEKAQLPAELGEGPEYKSNGKPKKSGNSAKSRRRKDRDHQSHKDKKQGNNKQRNRRPSPQTQNNTDENNANQQERKTGNKQNHRPQKQQDNNPAATEGKPVNKKNNRQNKGKQQERQPKAENEKRNDRKPANNKGNAENTINQQNKKPNNKRKKRNNRQRTPEEKSVRRSTKYDIREELPSTSNNESGLKALIKKPLKWLRGLGKK